A single genomic interval of Bacillus sp. es.036 harbors:
- a CDS encoding transposase: protein MITLDIPLPFFLEVPLVSSHYIYFLFNISFLRIPNSHPIPFLITDKKGDVNLPRKARKKSSSGVYHVVFRGINRQTIFEDEEDKEKFLEILARYKTKSGIELYAYCLMDNHVHLLVKETEESLSMFMKRVSSSYVYWYNRKYRRCGHLFQERFNSENVESDAHLNHGDGSRDSILQ from the coding sequence GTGATTACACTAGACATTCCTCTTCCCTTTTTTTTAGAAGTACCTCTAGTATCCAGCCACTACATTTATTTTCTTTTTAATATTTCCTTTCTTAGAATTCCAAACTCGCATCCAATTCCGTTCTTAATAACGGACAAAAAAGGTGATGTGAATCTGCCAAGAAAAGCTAGAAAGAAAAGTAGCTCGGGGGTCTATCATGTTGTATTTAGAGGGATCAACCGTCAGACGATTTTTGAAGATGAGGAAGACAAGGAAAAATTTTTAGAAATCCTTGCCCGATACAAAACCAAAAGTGGCATTGAACTATACGCCTACTGCTTAATGGACAATCATGTACATCTATTGGTAAAAGAGACAGAGGAGAGCCTTTCAATGTTTATGAAGAGGGTAAGTTCGAGTTACGTGTACTGGTACAATCGGAAATATAGAAGATGTGGGCATCTATTTCAAGAGAGATTTAATAGCGAGAACGTGGAGAGTGACGCCCACTTGAATCACGGGGACGGTTCTCGTGATTCTATATTGCAATAA
- a CDS encoding lipopolysaccharide biosynthesis protein, whose product MNKYKKLFNNSLIYAVGNLGTKLLILFLVPLYTYYLTTSEFGMVDLFTTTTSLLIPLITLSIFDSVFRFVMDKNYDKETVLINALIVTIIGITMLCALYPVMVMILPFKGYIYYFYLLLLVQSIFSTLSQYIRANGMVKLFAITGIINALFLLICNVLFLVIFHNGIDGYLQSLIIAYMVSSFFAIIVGKVYKDFKIKKTNIKIMKEMLHYSVPLIPNAMMWWIMSFSDRYIISFFLGLSANGLYALATKIPSILNIINSIFFQAWQMAAIEEVNSESKSKFFSNVFNWFSIIMLIAASLILVHLKIVVGFFVASEYFKSWEYVPFLLLGAVFSSFSGFLGTNYIAAKKTSGVFKTSVIGAVINMIANIILIPYIGINGASIGTMLSFAAIWLFRIYDTKKFVNIQINVKKILLSLIVIFIQIAVLYKGFEFEYLIEICLFMVLILVNYHEINILVVKCKQILFKRESNL is encoded by the coding sequence ATGAATAAATATAAAAAATTGTTTAATAATTCACTAATATATGCTGTAGGTAATCTAGGAACTAAACTCTTAATTTTATTTTTAGTTCCTCTATATACGTATTATCTTACTACAAGCGAATTTGGTATGGTCGATCTCTTCACAACTACTACAAGTCTTTTAATTCCGTTAATTACTTTAAGTATATTTGATTCAGTATTCAGGTTTGTCATGGATAAAAATTATGATAAGGAAACAGTATTAATTAATGCATTAATAGTTACAATTATTGGTATTACCATGTTGTGTGCATTATATCCGGTAATGGTAATGATCTTGCCATTCAAAGGCTATATTTACTATTTCTATTTATTATTATTAGTTCAATCAATTTTTTCTACTCTTTCACAATATATAAGAGCAAATGGAATGGTTAAATTATTTGCTATTACTGGAATTATTAATGCATTATTTTTATTAATTTGTAATGTGCTTTTCCTTGTTATTTTTCATAACGGTATCGATGGGTATTTACAGTCGCTTATTATTGCTTATATGGTAAGTAGTTTTTTCGCTATTATTGTGGGAAAAGTTTATAAGGATTTTAAAATTAAAAAGACGAATATTAAAATAATGAAAGAGATGTTACATTACAGTGTTCCCTTAATACCTAATGCCATGATGTGGTGGATTATGAGTTTTTCAGATAGATACATCATTTCGTTTTTTTTAGGCTTGAGTGCGAATGGGCTATATGCTCTTGCAACTAAAATACCCAGTATTTTAAATATAATTAATTCAATATTTTTTCAAGCATGGCAGATGGCAGCTATTGAAGAAGTTAATTCTGAAAGCAAATCTAAATTTTTTTCGAATGTTTTTAATTGGTTTTCTATAATTATGTTAATAGCAGCTTCTTTAATACTTGTACACTTGAAAATAGTAGTCGGTTTTTTTGTAGCGTCAGAATACTTCAAATCTTGGGAATATGTTCCTTTTCTATTGTTAGGTGCAGTTTTCTCAAGTTTTTCTGGGTTTTTAGGTACAAATTATATAGCAGCGAAAAAAACATCAGGAGTTTTTAAAACATCAGTTATTGGAGCAGTAATAAATATGATAGCAAACATTATTTTAATTCCATATATAGGGATAAATGGTGCCTCCATTGGGACGATGCTTAGCTTTGCTGCAATTTGGTTATTCAGAATATATGACACTAAAAAATTTGTAAATATACAAATTAATGTAAAAAAAATACTCTTGTCTTTGATTGTTATATTTATTCAAATCGCAGTATTATATAAAGGTTTTGAATTTGAATACTTAATAGAAATCTGTTTGTTTATGGTTCTTATTTTAGTTAACTATCATGAAATTAATATCTTGGTAGTGAAATGTAAGCAAATATTATTCAAGAGAGAAAGTAACCTTTAG
- a CDS encoding polysaccharide pyruvyl transferase family protein, translating into MISNMKEILKKNKFLYNVLKPLSDSIIFNIDCQYQIIKGKNNTSSFEVKDKNIFLLQTPTGGNLGDQAIAHATKTWIRNNFNEYNLIDIPENSFYYLYPSIVKKIKKEDLIFIQGGGNLGDWYIKTEKTRQFIVKKFKENLIVQMPQSIEFSNKLTGNVLFQKAKKIYNNHSNIVIAARDENSFTFSKNNFSNAKTILVPDIVLSYFDNVNNKGINRNGILVCLRDDKESAVESKKLSIIDFFKNNFDIKVTVQDTEIGKKVMKNEREKYVHEMLTNFSSHEVIVTDRYHGMIFSALTTSPCIALDIKGHKIRSGLKWIKNNDGIIESKGKFLKEVAEMKNKKNIKKLNYTSYYMQFKNEIHQSIKSNNH; encoded by the coding sequence ATGATTTCTAATATGAAAGAGATTCTAAAGAAAAACAAATTTTTATATAACGTACTTAAGCCACTGAGTGATTCAATCATTTTTAATATTGATTGTCAGTATCAGATAATTAAGGGGAAAAATAATACCTCATCTTTTGAAGTGAAAGATAAAAATATTTTCTTGTTGCAGACTCCAACAGGCGGGAATCTTGGAGACCAAGCAATTGCTCATGCTACAAAAACTTGGATTAGAAATAACTTCAACGAATATAACCTCATTGACATACCTGAGAATAGTTTTTACTACTTATATCCATCAATTGTAAAAAAAATCAAAAAAGAGGATTTGATTTTTATTCAGGGTGGTGGGAATTTAGGAGATTGGTATATTAAGACTGAAAAAACCAGACAATTTATCGTTAAAAAATTTAAAGAAAATTTAATTGTCCAGATGCCCCAGAGTATAGAGTTTAGTAACAAGTTAACGGGAAATGTCTTATTTCAAAAAGCAAAAAAAATATATAATAATCATAGCAACATAGTAATTGCTGCACGTGATGAAAATAGTTTCACCTTTTCTAAAAATAACTTCAGTAATGCAAAAACAATTCTTGTACCTGATATAGTCTTATCATATTTTGACAATGTAAATAATAAAGGAATTAATCGAAATGGAATTTTGGTGTGTTTAAGAGACGATAAAGAATCTGCTGTAGAAAGTAAAAAACTAAGTATCATAGACTTTTTTAAAAATAATTTCGATATCAAGGTAACAGTGCAAGATACAGAAATAGGGAAAAAAGTGATGAAAAATGAAAGAGAAAAATACGTTCACGAAATGCTTACTAATTTTTCATCACATGAGGTAATAGTAACAGATAGATATCATGGTATGATTTTTTCCGCTTTAACTACAAGCCCTTGCATAGCATTAGACATAAAAGGACATAAGATAAGAAGCGGACTTAAATGGATCAAAAATAATGACGGTATAATTGAGTCTAAAGGAAAATTCTTAAAAGAAGTTGCTGAAATGAAAAATAAAAAAAACATAAAAAAGCTAAACTATACTTCATACTATATGCAGTTTAAGAATGAAATTCATCAAAGCATAAAGTCGAATAATCATTAA
- a CDS encoding EpsG family protein, producing MLIFFLIMLLSLTLLSAQPNSILNNKYNVYVILFCLILFITFKIGALEIDSTNDMPIYFQDFLNYHQLSLFEALDYSDKERLFTIMQWTFSKISISPIFFKVASWLLFITLFLISLKKIFNPYQILAILIGYITNFIFFAYILNTMRQGLAISILFIALLILISGKKQDKTFYIAIICAPLVHVSALPLSLALFVLKIFDVKLRSLITIWIFSALLFLTHLNKVVLGVVGDIFISSYSDGSLLNVYTGGVNRLDFFVFSMVFLLWGLWIRRLLKYKVNFNMYNKLLKIYVMFNIYFLLLGFVTYSDRIAAFSWFLIPLLILLPLTTLKQYNPLLTSLVLLILLLIGFYNGSVDILIS from the coding sequence ATGTTAATTTTTTTTCTAATTATGTTATTATCTTTAACTTTACTATCAGCTCAACCTAATTCTATATTAAATAATAAATATAATGTTTATGTGATTTTATTTTGTTTAATATTGTTTATTACATTTAAAATTGGAGCTTTAGAAATTGATAGCACAAATGATATGCCAATATATTTTCAAGATTTTTTAAATTATCATCAACTTTCGTTATTTGAAGCCTTAGATTATTCAGACAAAGAGCGATTGTTTACTATTATGCAATGGACATTTTCTAAAATTTCAATATCACCTATTTTTTTTAAAGTAGCCTCTTGGCTTTTATTTATAACACTTTTTTTAATTTCTTTAAAGAAAATCTTTAATCCTTATCAGATATTAGCCATTCTAATCGGTTATATTACAAATTTTATTTTTTTTGCTTATATTCTCAATACAATGCGACAAGGTTTAGCGATAAGTATACTATTTATTGCCTTATTAATTCTAATCAGCGGGAAAAAACAAGATAAAACATTTTACATAGCGATTATCTGTGCACCACTAGTTCATGTTTCTGCACTACCTTTATCGTTAGCGTTATTTGTATTAAAAATATTCGATGTTAAATTAAGGAGTTTAATTACCATATGGATTTTTTCAGCATTATTATTTTTAACTCACTTAAATAAAGTAGTGTTAGGGGTAGTTGGAGATATTTTTATAAGTTCATATTCAGATGGGTCACTGTTAAATGTATATACTGGTGGAGTTAATCGTCTAGATTTTTTTGTTTTTAGTATGGTGTTTTTATTGTGGGGGCTTTGGATACGTAGACTCTTAAAGTATAAAGTTAATTTTAATATGTATAACAAACTACTTAAGATATATGTAATGTTTAACATTTACTTTTTATTATTAGGATTTGTTACCTATTCAGATAGAATAGCAGCTTTCTCTTGGTTTTTAATACCACTTCTAATTTTATTGCCTTTAACAACTTTAAAGCAATATAATCCATTACTTACTAGTTTAGTATTGTTAATACTTCTTTTGATAGGATTTTATAATGGTTCGGTAGATATATTAATTAGTTAA
- a CDS encoding glycosyltransferase family 2 protein, translating into MPKVSVIMGVYNGARSINKAIESIINQTFTDYEFIICDDGSNDNSIELIQKFADRDGRIKLIQNRNNQGLAQTLNNCLNVATGEYIARMDDDDLSYPDRFAKQVAFLDSNPNYAIVGTSRNLFDESGIWGRSIKEGERTILDIFLGRTFTHPSIMMRRKEVLTVGMYTTGTDTERTEDYDLWCKMYEKGYKGYNLRDVLFEYYEARDSYSKRKFKYRVCEYRLKKKWRKKLGLPVKYEIFAFRSLLVGIIPVKILMKYHEKKFN; encoded by the coding sequence ATGCCGAAGGTATCAGTAATCATGGGAGTTTATAATGGAGCTAGAAGTATAAACAAGGCTATCGAGTCAATAATAAATCAAACTTTTACGGATTATGAATTTATTATATGTGATGATGGTTCTAACGATAATAGTATCGAACTGATACAAAAATTTGCTGATAGAGATGGAAGAATAAAGCTTATCCAAAATCGGAATAATCAGGGTCTTGCTCAAACTCTTAATAATTGTTTGAATGTAGCTACAGGTGAATATATTGCTAGAATGGATGATGACGACTTATCCTATCCAGATAGGTTTGCTAAACAAGTAGCTTTTTTAGATTCTAACCCAAATTATGCAATCGTAGGGACGAGTCGAAATCTATTTGATGAAAGCGGTATTTGGGGTAGAAGTATAAAAGAGGGCGAGAGAACAATTCTTGATATATTTCTTGGAAGGACCTTTACCCATCCATCTATAATGATGCGAAGAAAAGAAGTTCTAACTGTTGGAATGTACACTACTGGTACTGACACAGAAAGGACTGAGGATTATGACTTATGGTGTAAAATGTATGAAAAAGGCTACAAGGGTTATAATTTAAGAGACGTACTTTTCGAATATTATGAAGCAAGGGATTCTTATAGTAAAAGAAAATTTAAATATAGAGTTTGTGAATATAGATTAAAAAAGAAGTGGAGAAAAAAGCTCGGTTTACCAGTGAAATACGAAATATTCGCTTTCAGATCACTTCTTGTCGGGATAATTCCTGTGAAAATTTTAATGAAATATCATGAAAAAAAATTTAATTAG
- a CDS encoding glycosyltransferase family 4 protein gives MKILYVATISNTINRFLIPHIELLLDHGHQVDIACNIDSEISNRLTKQGCKVINIGFQRSPLSKQNYSAYKHLKMLIQEEKYNIVHTHTPIASACTRLACKKLQDVKVIYTAHGFHFFKGAPLKNWLIYYPIERILARYTDLLITINKEDYDRAEKFLSVGKVEYLPGVGIDTQRFNEVVVDKLSKRKELGVPKDAVLLLSVGELNKNKNHQTIIRAIGMLNNPDIYYVICGAGKLKDDLIELSQYLGIEERVKIIGYREDIDEILKVADIFAFPSFREGLSVALMEAITCGLPVICSNIRGNNDLIKSGEGGVLVKPDDVKGFANSIDRVLLDTGKRMSLSNKEKTKIIDVNNILKRMQEIYSNF, from the coding sequence ATGAAAATATTATATGTAGCAACAATCTCAAATACTATAAATAGGTTTTTGATTCCACACATTGAGCTATTGCTAGATCATGGGCATCAAGTGGATATTGCTTGTAATATTGATAGTGAAATAAGTAATAGATTAACAAAACAGGGATGTAAGGTAATTAATATAGGTTTTCAACGCTCCCCCCTATCGAAACAAAACTATAGTGCATATAAACATTTAAAAATGCTTATACAGGAAGAAAAATATAATATAGTTCACACTCACACTCCTATTGCATCAGCTTGCACGAGACTTGCATGTAAAAAACTTCAAGATGTAAAAGTGATTTATACAGCTCATGGGTTTCATTTTTTTAAAGGAGCTCCTTTAAAAAATTGGTTAATATATTATCCTATCGAGAGGATCTTAGCCAGATATACTGATTTATTGATTACTATTAATAAGGAAGATTATGATAGAGCAGAAAAATTTTTAAGTGTAGGAAAAGTAGAATATCTTCCTGGAGTTGGGATAGATACTCAAAGGTTTAATGAAGTGGTAGTGGATAAATTATCTAAGCGCAAGGAATTAGGTGTCCCCAAAGATGCTGTTCTTTTACTTTCTGTTGGTGAACTTAATAAAAACAAAAATCATCAAACTATAATTAGAGCAATAGGAATGTTGAACAACCCTGATATTTATTATGTAATATGCGGAGCGGGGAAATTAAAAGACGACTTAATAGAACTTTCCCAATATTTAGGTATTGAGGAACGGGTTAAAATAATTGGGTATCGTGAAGATATCGATGAAATTTTAAAGGTTGCAGATATATTTGCCTTCCCGTCGTTTAGAGAAGGACTATCTGTAGCATTAATGGAGGCTATTACTTGTGGTCTACCGGTTATATGTTCAAATATTAGGGGGAATAACGATTTAATTAAAAGTGGTGAAGGAGGGGTGCTTGTTAAACCAGACGATGTTAAAGGGTTTGCTAATAGCATTGATAGAGTTCTATTAGATACTGGGAAGAGAATGTCTTTGAGTAATAAAGAGAAGACTAAGATTATTGATGTTAACAATATACTAAAAAGAATGCAAGAAATATATTCGAATTTTTAA
- a CDS encoding ATP-grasp domain-containing protein: MNDELNILILSCGTRNKIVQYFKKELAGKGRVFATDCSELAPALYEADKHFVVPRMDANGYLDEILSICREYKITAVLSLIDPELSLLAENKKSFLEIGTIPIVSDSDVVELCFDKYKMFEFLIQNKFKTVKSYVNKDNFYHDIETGEINYPVFVKPVRGSASLNINKVTSREEIEFLFSQFDDLMIQEYMDGTEYGADVYIDMNSGEPVAIFTKEKIKMRAGETDKSVSIKDEKLFSLIEDFVSKSGFKGIIDIDIFKVNGEYYISEVNPRFGGGYPHAYECGVNVPELILNNVSGIVNLGKIGDYDKGLFMLKFNEVIVKSG, from the coding sequence ATGAACGATGAATTGAACATACTAATTTTAAGTTGTGGCACTAGAAATAAAATTGTTCAGTATTTTAAAAAAGAATTAGCTGGAAAAGGGCGTGTGTTTGCAACAGATTGTAGCGAATTAGCGCCTGCACTTTATGAAGCCGATAAACATTTTGTTGTCCCAAGAATGGATGCTAATGGTTATTTAGATGAAATACTTTCCATATGCAGAGAGTATAAGATAACGGCAGTTTTATCATTAATTGATCCAGAGCTAAGTTTGCTTGCAGAAAACAAAAAATCTTTTTTAGAAATTGGTACTATACCTATTGTTTCAGACTCAGACGTTGTTGAATTATGTTTTGATAAGTATAAAATGTTTGAATTCTTAATTCAAAACAAATTTAAAACAGTAAAAAGTTATGTGAATAAAGACAATTTTTATCATGATATTGAAACAGGGGAAATTAATTATCCCGTTTTTGTGAAACCGGTTAGAGGTAGTGCTAGTTTAAACATAAACAAAGTTACTTCAAGAGAAGAAATAGAGTTCTTATTTAGCCAATTTGATGATTTAATGATTCAAGAATACATGGACGGAACTGAGTACGGTGCGGATGTTTATATTGATATGAATTCTGGTGAGCCTGTTGCAATTTTCACAAAAGAGAAAATTAAAATGAGAGCAGGAGAAACTGACAAGTCTGTTTCAATTAAAGATGAAAAGCTCTTTAGTTTAATTGAAGACTTCGTTAGTAAATCAGGATTTAAAGGTATTATAGATATTGATATATTTAAAGTGAATGGAGAATATTATATTTCTGAAGTAAATCCTCGATTTGGTGGAGGTTACCCACATGCATATGAATGTGGTGTTAATGTTCCTGAGTTAATTCTTAATAATGTAAGTGGCATAGTTAATCTTGGGAAAATTGGAGATTATGATAAAGGATTATTTATGTTGAAGTTTAATGAAGTTATTGTAAAAAGTGGTTGA
- a CDS encoding 1-aminocyclopropane-1-carboxylate deaminase/D-cysteine desulfhydrase, which produces MNLGNYEATQIKLMNENLNNNNFYIKRDDLLPVSFGGNKARKAILFFEDLKVGNFDCVVTYGSSSSNHCRVIANMAAANEIPCYIISPSESSNSTYNSKMTELFSAIITYCPVTEVSNQIDQKLKDLRARGYNPYFIQGGGHGNFGTQAYVSAYKEIIDYEKSSGIHFDYIFHTSGTGTTQAGLICGKLIYGGEKEIVGISNARRNPYGGKVVLDSVNEYLKSQGIKPVTEEVITFLDDYVLNGYGSHNEQILQTVKNVLTYDFIPLDTTYTGKAFWGMKEYVKKNQIKEKEILFIHTGGTPLFFNDLGELKNER; this is translated from the coding sequence ATGAATCTAGGTAACTATGAAGCTACGCAAATCAAACTAATGAATGAGAATTTAAATAATAACAACTTTTATATTAAACGTGATGATTTATTACCTGTATCATTTGGAGGTAATAAGGCCAGAAAGGCGATTCTGTTTTTTGAAGATTTAAAGGTAGGGAACTTTGACTGCGTAGTAACTTATGGTAGTAGCAGTTCAAATCATTGTAGAGTTATAGCTAATATGGCGGCCGCAAATGAAATTCCCTGTTATATTATTTCTCCTAGCGAATCATCTAACTCAACCTACAATAGTAAAATGACTGAATTATTTAGTGCAATCATTACATATTGCCCTGTTACTGAAGTAAGTAATCAAATTGACCAAAAGCTTAAGGATTTAAGAGCTCGGGGTTATAATCCTTACTTCATTCAAGGGGGAGGGCATGGTAACTTTGGTACACAGGCTTATGTTTCAGCGTACAAAGAAATAATTGATTATGAAAAATCTTCAGGAATACATTTTGATTATATTTTTCACACTTCTGGAACCGGAACAACACAAGCAGGACTAATATGCGGAAAACTAATATATGGTGGAGAAAAAGAAATTGTAGGTATTAGCAATGCCCGAAGAAATCCTTATGGTGGAAAAGTTGTTCTAGATAGTGTGAATGAGTACTTAAAATCACAAGGAATAAAACCGGTAACTGAGGAAGTAATTACATTCCTAGATGATTATGTACTGAATGGGTATGGATCCCATAATGAACAAATATTACAAACTGTAAAAAATGTCTTAACATACGATTTTATCCCGTTGGATACTACATATACTGGAAAAGCTTTTTGGGGAATGAAAGAATACGTTAAGAAAAATCAGATAAAAGAAAAAGAGATTTTGTTTATTCATACTGGTGGTACACCGTTGTTTTTTAATGATTTGGGGGAACTGAAAAATGAACGATGA
- a CDS encoding GNAT family N-acetyltransferase: MEISIRKFQRKDIPYKVKWINDEKNNKYLHYELPLREEKTLLWYESLVNRNDRVDFTITYNGEPAGLIGLLNIDNKNKKAEYYICLGSENFKGKGIAKVATDLLIKFGDEEIGLNKIYLYTEVENIQAQKLFESCSFEKEGLLKNDLVHNEEKIDRYIYGLNVENYIQNIGAVNESR; this comes from the coding sequence ATGGAAATATCCATTCGAAAATTCCAAAGAAAAGATATACCTTATAAAGTTAAATGGATTAATGATGAAAAGAACAACAAATACCTTCATTATGAGTTGCCACTTCGAGAAGAAAAGACTTTACTATGGTATGAAAGTCTTGTTAATAGAAATGATAGAGTTGATTTTACCATTACTTATAATGGAGAGCCTGCTGGATTAATTGGATTACTTAATATTGATAATAAAAACAAAAAAGCAGAATATTATATATGTCTGGGTAGTGAAAACTTTAAGGGTAAAGGTATAGCTAAAGTAGCAACTGATCTATTGATAAAATTTGGAGACGAAGAAATTGGTCTTAATAAAATTTATTTATATACAGAAGTAGAAAACATTCAAGCTCAAAAACTTTTTGAAAGCTGCTCCTTTGAAAAGGAAGGTTTACTAAAAAACGACCTAGTTCATAATGAGGAAAAAATTGATAGGTATATTTATGGCCTGAATGTAGAAAATTATATTCAAAATATAGGTGCGGTAAATGAATCTAGGTAA
- a CDS encoding sugar transferase, producing MKKNLNVFMKRSIDLLGSLIGIIIISPIIIIIALAIKLTSKGPIFFRQERLGKNGGLFKILKFRTMVVNAEKVGTGLFVKTENDNRITKIGKVLRSTSLDELPQLWNVVVGEMSLVGPRPPVPHHPYKYEDYSSFQKKRFEMKPGMTGLTQVTVRNSVPWDKRIPIDVEYVEKFNVWLDIMIILKTIKKLFKGSSIYTHNND from the coding sequence ATGAAGAAAAATCTGAATGTATTTATGAAAAGGTCAATTGATTTATTGGGTAGTTTAATAGGTATAATAATAATTTCACCAATAATTATTATTATTGCATTAGCGATAAAGTTAACATCAAAAGGGCCGATTTTCTTTCGGCAAGAAAGATTAGGTAAGAATGGTGGATTATTTAAGATTTTAAAGTTCAGAACTATGGTAGTCAATGCTGAGAAAGTTGGCACGGGTTTATTTGTTAAAACAGAAAATGATAATAGAATTACAAAAATAGGTAAGGTGTTACGCTCCACGAGTCTCGATGAACTCCCACAACTTTGGAACGTTGTAGTTGGGGAAATGAGTTTAGTAGGACCTCGCCCACCGGTGCCTCATCATCCTTATAAATACGAAGATTATAGTAGCTTTCAAAAGAAAAGGTTTGAAATGAAGCCGGGAATGACTGGATTGACACAAGTTACTGTGAGAAATTCTGTGCCGTGGGATAAAAGAATACCGATTGATGTAGAGTACGTTGAAAAATTTAATGTTTGGCTAGACATAATGATTATCCTCAAGACGATTAAGAAATTATTTAAAGGAAGTAGTATTTATACCCATAATAATGATTGA
- a CDS encoding DegT/DnrJ/EryC1/StrS family aminotransferase has product MRDRIFLSSPHMSDEGYELQYVNEAFETNWIAPLGTNVNEFENELASKVGSKSAAALSSGTAAIHLALKAAGVEEEDIVFCPTLTFSATANPIIYQNATPVFIDSNEETWNMCPKALEEAFTKYPEVKAVIVVHLYGLSADMDQIVALCKKHNVTLIEDAAESLGTYYKGQHTGTFGDYGIFSFNGNKIITTSGGGMLVSNNEEKIAKARFWATQSRDTARHYQHSELGFNYRMSNVVAGIGRGQLKVLDQRVEKKRAIYEYYKKELGDLEGVEFMPANEWDYANYWLSAMTLNGCVRPLDVMEALEAENIESRPIWKPMHLQPFFEKYDFVGTDVSERLFENGVCLPSDTKMTNEDLKRVVDVVKGLWI; this is encoded by the coding sequence ATGAGAGATCGAATTTTTCTCTCGTCACCTCATATGAGTGATGAAGGATATGAACTGCAATATGTGAATGAAGCGTTTGAAACAAACTGGATCGCACCGCTTGGAACGAATGTAAACGAATTTGAAAATGAACTTGCTTCGAAAGTAGGATCTAAATCAGCAGCTGCTCTTTCTTCAGGAACTGCAGCAATTCACCTTGCCTTAAAAGCAGCTGGAGTGGAGGAAGAGGACATCGTTTTTTGTCCAACCTTAACGTTCTCAGCTACAGCAAATCCAATTATCTATCAAAATGCAACTCCTGTCTTTATTGATAGTAATGAAGAAACATGGAACATGTGTCCGAAAGCGTTGGAAGAAGCTTTTACGAAATATCCTGAAGTTAAGGCTGTTATCGTTGTTCATCTTTATGGACTATCAGCAGATATGGATCAAATCGTAGCACTTTGCAAAAAACATAATGTAACACTTATTGAAGATGCTGCGGAAAGTCTTGGTACTTATTATAAAGGACAGCATACAGGCACATTCGGTGATTATGGGATTTTCTCTTTCAATGGCAATAAGATCATTACTACTTCTGGTGGTGGAATGTTGGTTTCAAATAATGAAGAGAAAATTGCTAAAGCGAGATTCTGGGCTACGCAATCTAGAGATACGGCGAGACACTATCAGCATAGTGAACTTGGCTTTAACTATCGAATGAGTAATGTTGTTGCTGGAATTGGTAGAGGTCAGCTTAAGGTTTTGGATCAGCGAGTTGAAAAGAAGAGAGCGATTTATGAGTACTATAAAAAAGAACTTGGCGATCTTGAAGGTGTAGAATTTATGCCAGCAAATGAGTGGGATTACGCTAACTACTGGTTAAGTGCTATGACATTGAATGGTTGTGTACGACCACTTGATGTGATGGAAGCATTGGAAGCAGAAAATATTGAATCAAGACCGATTTGGAAGCCGATGCATTTGCAACCGTTTTTTGAGAAATATGATTTTGTGGGTACGGATGTTAGTGAGCGGTTGTTTGAGAATGGGGTTTGTTTGCCGTCGGATACGAAGATGACGAATGAGGATTTGAAGAGGGTTGTTGATGTCGTTAAAGGGTTGTGGATATAA